GAAATGGAGTTCCAGCAACGGCGTGTTCCCGATGAGGTGGCGAAGTTTCCCGAAAGTCTCAGCCACTGAGTTCGATTTGCATATTTCAGTGTAGCCCGCTTCTTTTTGTACCCGAACATTTTTTCCGACTGGTGTTTTCCTTTTAGGCATGTGGTTTAATTATATCCCGATTACGCTCCGAGTCAATAAAGCCCGGATCGGATCGCAAGGCACCAAAAAATAACCTTCACCGTGTTTAAGAATCCGGAACGAACCGCCTTATCACATCCCCGATCTGTTTTTTGGTCAATCCCTGGAACTTGTTCCCCGAGGCCCGGCAAAGCAGATATATCGCCGCAGCTTTATTCGCCACATCGATGAGATCTAATGCCTGGAAGACATTGTCACCGACCGCTGCGCACCCGTGTTTTTCCCAGAGAACTACCCGGTGCCGCGTCAGAGCTGACATGGTCACGGCTGACAGTTCCTTGGTTCCCGGGCACCGGTATGGCGCCAGTCCGATGCCCTCAGGCAGGGCGATCGCTACTTCCGGATGGGCCGAAAACAGCAGATCGTTAAGAGCCTTCTCACTGACGGCGTAATCGGGGATATGGCTAAGTGCGATGAGATGGATCGGATGGGTGTGCATAAAGACTTTCTGGCTTTTGTGTTCATGGCGCATCAGCGCGTGTACGGCAAGATGGCTGTCGATCTCCGACGTGGGCCGCGACTTATCGCCGTTACCGCCCCATAACAAGGTGTATCTTTTACCGGATGCTGACAACTTTATCAGCATGAGGTTCCTGGTTGGCGCTTTTAAGATATCGCGCATGCGCGAGCCGGCAACGGTTACAAGAAGGCACCGCTGCGAAAGTGCCGGATCAATGCGCATAGAAGGTTTGAATAACTTAAAACGACCTGCTGGCCGCGCCGATATCATATCGGTAACATCAACCGAAATATTCCCCGCATTCTGCTCAGCCCATCCTTTCATCCACAGCCATTGGGCGACCACGGCGACGTCCTGGATAACTTTTTTCAATTTCCGGCTGATTCGCATTCACTACCTCCTTATCAGGACTGTACCTTTATTGCTTATGCTCATCATGATCGACTGGTACGGCTTAAACTTAAGGGTGATCTTCCGGTGCCGTCCGTTGTAGTTAAGCGTTAATGGCACGCGGTATATTTTTTTGACCGGACGCTGGTACGGCATTGGATAAGTGATGCTCCTGGTCATAGGGTGGGCGAAAAATATCAACAACTTTTTCTTAACCTGCCGTACCCAGAATTCGGGGATCTCTTTGCCCTGGATCAAAGGGACCGGGCGGCGTAATCCTTGAAACGAACGCCGGACATTGGACAGGGATAACAACTCGCCGATCATGCGCCCATAGCGAACTGATTTAATGTGCCCGGGCTGGTGCGGCACCGTTCTTAAACGGACCGGGCAGCCGCGTCTTGCCAGTCTGAGGATATGGCGCAGCATGTCAAGATCAAGGTATTGTGCCGCTATATACAGCATGTCGAATATCGTTGTGCCGCAGCGAAGTTTGCCCTGCCGGTAATCGGCTTGACGCAGAAAATACGGCGATATCCATAATGGTTGAAAGCCCTTCAGTTCTTCAGGTATTTTGGTCTCCTGATGTTCCCAGTAATACCGGCTGCTGATCTTTTGAAGTTTCGCCGGGAGCTCATTTTTCATCCACGCTTCCTCGAGCGGGAGGTAGACAGCAATATCTGTGTAGACCTTGCCGCGCCTCATCATGCTGCTGATGCGCTTCAGGTACTTGTTGAAGGATTTGATGCAAGGTGCAAAAGCGCTGTCAGGACCGACATGGACCGTGGCATAAAATTCGTTCGAACTCCCGACGGGATTGAACGGCATGCCGTGCCAGACGATAAAATTAATGCCATTGGCGAACATCGCATCGGCCAGCAGTTTAAGGTCCCGGATCTTTTCCATTTTATGGTACGGACCGGACCTGGGATACGGTTTCCATCCGTACAGGCAAGTGAATGTTTCGGCTGAAACTATTGCTTTATCACTGAGCGCAGCGGCCGAAGCCGCGAACCGCGAGAATGACGGGTCGAAAAGTATCGCTTCGCTTTCCGGCACATCGACCGCAGCATATGCGGCTACAAGGTCGGTCGGCGCGCCATGGCACTGGACGCGCGAAATAGAATTCAAGCGGCGACAGATCTTTGTGAAGGACCGGTAGAATTCGTTGAGTACGTAATCGGCAAGTAGTTTCCGGTAGTCATAGCGGACATCAGGATATGAGTCGATCCTGGGCATGTACCCGCGCACATCATATCCGTAAACCCGTCTGAATCGTTTATCAAAACCCCTGGCCCATAAGCCGTGTGTATCGGCCTCCCATGAATCGCAGAACAGGGCAGAGGGTTTTCCGCGCAGCGCCGGTTTCAGCGCCGCCGCCATTTTGCGGGAGTAATTGCCAAGCGCTTTTCGGCTGAGATGGTTCAATATGTAACCCGGACTCGAGTGCGGCATTTCCCATGACCGGTCGAGGCGCTGGGTGGATAATCCCCGGTAGGTCAACGCCGCGTCTGGGCGTCGCACGTTGGAGCCGCCAAAGGGCCAGAGCGTGCCGAACGTAAAATCACAGCCAAGACCAAGATCGGTCGACCGCCGTTTGGTAAAGGCCGCCAGTTCGGTCCATTCCCTGGACAGCCACCGGGGACCCGGCCGGGAATCCGGCAAAGGATATACCCATGCAACTTCCACGCCGCCAAAGCCGTTTTTTTTAAGCCACCGCAGCTGGTCTACGATATCCTTTTTGCGTATTTGCCCGGAGAACCACCACCACCGGGTGTAGGGTTTTGAATTCCGGTATAGTGATATTGAAGTCTGCAATGT
This DNA window, taken from bacterium, encodes the following:
- the rhaD gene encoding rhamnulose-1-phosphate aldolase, with the translated sequence MRISRKLKKVIQDVAVVAQWLWMKGWAEQNAGNISVDVTDMISARPAGRFKLFKPSMRIDPALSQRCLLVTVAGSRMRDILKAPTRNLMLIKLSASGKRYTLLWGGNGDKSRPTSEIDSHLAVHALMRHEHKSQKVFMHTHPIHLIALSHIPDYAVSEKALNDLLFSAHPEVAIALPEGIGLAPYRCPGTKELSAVTMSALTRHRVVLWEKHGCAAVGDNVFQALDLIDVANKAAAIYLLCRASGNKFQGLTKKQIGDVIRRFVPDS
- a CDS encoding glycosyl hydrolase, which codes for MQTSISLYRNSKPYTRWWWFSGQIRKKDIVDQLRWLKKNGFGGVEVAWVYPLPDSRPGPRWLSREWTELAAFTKRRSTDLGLGCDFTFGTLWPFGGSNVRRPDAALTYRGLSTQRLDRSWEMPHSSPGYILNHLSRKALGNYSRKMAAALKPALRGKPSALFCDSWEADTHGLWARGFDKRFRRVYGYDVRGYMPRIDSYPDVRYDYRKLLADYVLNEFYRSFTKICRRLNSISRVQCHGAPTDLVAAYAAVDVPESEAILFDPSFSRFAASAAALSDKAIVSAETFTCLYGWKPYPRSGPYHKMEKIRDLKLLADAMFANGINFIVWHGMPFNPVGSSNEFYATVHVGPDSAFAPCIKSFNKYLKRISSMMRRGKVYTDIAVYLPLEEAWMKNELPAKLQKISSRYYWEHQETKIPEELKGFQPLWISPYFLRQADYRQGKLRCGTTIFDMLYIAAQYLDLDMLRHILRLARRGCPVRLRTVPHQPGHIKSVRYGRMIGELLSLSNVRRSFQGLRRPVPLIQGKEIPEFWVRQVKKKLLIFFAHPMTRSITYPMPYQRPVKKIYRVPLTLNYNGRHRKITLKFKPYQSIMMSISNKGTVLIRR